The Festucalex cinctus isolate MCC-2025b chromosome 14, RoL_Fcin_1.0, whole genome shotgun sequence DNA window ttttttttaaagatctggCCACACGTCAtaacaactcaactttatttgtatagtgctttcaaacagtctgagctgtcacaaagcgctttacagaaacacacaacaacaacaaaacataacataataacacaccaatacaatcacaacaaatcaacattcttccactCCTACagacgctttgatgtttgaagcagttatagatgaaagaggacagaaatcagtctcctttcagcagttgatcagagacgtgagctcaacatgcatgacgtcacCACGTTTGCAGTGCTGCACTCTCCATGTAGCAAATGAACCAACAACAGAGTAATGGGTAAATCTCAGAGCTGCATCATGGTGTGGCAGGTAGGCTGGGGCAATGGAACAAGTACAtctaaaaatgtcaacaattaTGACACCCTATAAAAGAAACCAATTTTGAGCTTGAGTTACTTGACCAAAGCACTGACATGATATTTAAAATCAAGATTATTGTGCAGCCAAGAAACTCAATATGAGTATAGGCTACCTTCAAGAGTAGAAAATTGAATTAACCTCGATGGAACAAATACATGGGTGACATTAAGTTTTACAACCATTCAATAATAAGTTGGAATCAATGAGAGCACACTGCAAGTCAACAAAATGTGAAACTGCAAATTTGAAACAAAAGCCTCAAGAGAAGAAACATTGTATCACATGCATACACAATATACGTATGTGGATGttagattttgttgttgttgttttgtccaatcagatttcagggTTTGTGTGCTGCCATGTAAATCTAATCTGAGCTTTCAAAATCAGTAGTGCTTGCTGATGGAACATGTAATTTAGTGCTTGTTTTTTGGGATTTTGGAAAAAGATAAAGATCACAATACATCATGCGCAAGGCCATAAATCttgaaactttatttttattttttaagtaatcCAAAAAGCTTCGACTTTACAGATTTCTAGGCAGCATTccatcttttgcagtatttcatacacaaacattgctCTTTCATGAATTTAACCACATGAAGTCAATTAAATGAAGTAAATTAGGACAAATGCTCTTTCCGTTTTTCACCAGGCTCTAGTCCATAGTAGAGAACCTCGTTTGCCACAGCTGCCCAAGCCATTCGTTGGGTGGTGAAAGCTGACGCCCACTGACCCTTTGGAGAAACGACGACGACTCCACCGGCGCCACGCACACGCTCGCCCATGTACTGCAGAGCCATGTTTGAAGCCTCTTCCACAGATTTACCTGATGAGTGCGCCAAGAGGAGAAAATAAGTGAAGAATGATGTCATTGCAAAGTGTCAAAAATGTCACGCGTGAATAACCTTGTTCGACATGTGAAAGGATGAGTCTGGCCAGTGTGACTTTAAGGATTGACTCTCCATGGCCAGTACAAGACACTGCGCCACTGAGGTTGTCTGCATATCCCCCACAGCCTTATTTTCAACAGAAAAACACATTAACTATAGTTCACAAAATCTCAAGTTCCAATTTTAAATTATAGGGCACAAACGCCATTTATAAAGAAGTAGAATTAAATCGCACCGATGACAGGACTGTCACCAACTCTGCCAACCATTTTATTTCGGATCCCTCCAGTCGAGGTGGCACAGGCGACATTCCCAGAGCAGTCCACAGCAACAGCACCGACAGTATCATGGGCCCTAGAATGACACTTACAAGGtcacatactgtacagtacatgcaTTGAATATCAATAGGATTTGACATCTTTAACAAACTGGTAAGAGGTGTTAAAGTTAAAGTCCTACCACTGAGTGTTGAAGTCTTCTTTCACCCCTGTTAGATACTTCTTGTGCTTCTCCCATTCTTTTCTCTGGTAACTGGTCACCAGTTCATCAGTGGGAACTGTGGCCATGCCGATGCTCTGAGCAAACATGTTTGCACCCGTGTCTGTCAACGCGACGTGATCAGTCTGGGGGGTTCCATGACAAcagagaacaaaaaaagaaacggaaaaaaatatttttaataaaacgttGCTTTAACTGCATTGATTACTGGTGTTCAAATAGGGTAGGGCATGACGTGAAAATCATTACATTTTCGTAGCATAATTTAGTACCACAATTTCACTACTTGACATGTGCCAGCAGAGGGCGCAAGGAATTTAGGCTCAGCAAGTTTCCTCCCTAAAAACGAAAAGACTgtagaagaaataaaaaataaatccacctGATTTTATCACGAAAGATTTGTTTTACGAGTTTTATTAGTATtatgccataaaaaaaatagtgttggtAAAATGGGACTTTAGTGGGTTAATTCCCCCTTGCCCCCTTGGCCAAGCTAGCCACATCCCTGAAAATGTGGCTGATTGTGTACCCCAAAGTGGGATTTAACGACATTCTTTTTACTCTAGCCAGGGCCCCTGGGGTGGTTTTGGAAATGTTCCTGGCCCCTGGCTGTGTTTTCAATAGAGGTCGTGAACCCCTGATGGAAGTGCAGATTTTAGACAACagagaaaaacaataaaatgcaccCCGGGAAAGAGTGGGGCTTTAATTTTGGAGTCCTACCAGGATACCAGAGCCTCTCGTCTGGTTTGGTAGTTTTCTTGTTgctctctttcttttcttttttgttttccctttttttttattatgggtCTTTGGTGTGGATTTGGAAAGTCTCCCTGACCTTCTGTGTCCAAAAATGGCCACGACAACCAGATGGGAACATGGGCAGAATGTATGATTTTGAAGCCACATGTAATTGATTTAcaagttatccatccatctcttttttttatgaggATTGTCATCATCAGGTCCATGGGTGCGCtagagcccttttttttttttttttgctgtaatgcACCCTGGCATGGTTGCCAACCATTCACATTCATACAATGGACAATTTAGCGTCTTTAGTTGACCTAACATGTATGTTTGTGGAATGTGTGATGAAACCTAAGCACTGGAAGAAACCCAGAGGGGAACAAGCACTACGCAGGAAAAGCTGCAACCGGGATTCAAACCGAAAACCTCAGAACTCTGTGGTAGGTGTGCTAACCACAAGACCACCCTGCTGTCCTTCACAAATTTGTCCATATGCCAGTAATAATTATTCCTAGTGTCATAATTTATACCACATTATAGCCTACAAGAtgaattagggctgtgcaattaatcaaaattcaattacaactttaagtttttgccaacataaataaatattaatttgtTATATTGTTATAAATTATGTATgtgtggtccaaaaggaacttacataattatagagtttctatttgttttatccatccatccatccattttcttgaccgcttattcctcacaagggtcgcgggggctgctggcgcctatctcagctggctctgggcagtaggcgggggacaccctggactggttgccaaccaatcacagggcacacagagacgaacaaccatccacactcacacgcacacctagggacaattcggagcgtctatttgttttaattggtcttaatatgtttaaatgcttaaacattttcttgttttgtacacccccaaaaaagaattgtgatttcaattattgccaaaataatcgggattattattttttccataatcgagcagtcaTAAGATGAATTTATGGATGTCAGCACCTTCTCCATCACTGCCCGCGCCAGTGAAACAGGGTTAGCGATGTTTTTCACCGACAACACAGCACCGCAAGCTAGCGTCCTTCCATCCATGATAATGGCGTCCATCTCCACTTCCCCTTCCGCATTTAGAGTTGCTCCATGACCTTTAACGACATCACACGTTTTCCAGCCACATGAACACAACTTCAGATTCAGTCTTGAAGTTACAGCTTATAATAGCAAGAAGTGCTGCACATAATGGAGATGGGGGTGCGGCAGATGTTGCACTTGAAACAGCCAATGAGAAAAGAGCATACTACAGTTAAGTACACCTCAAAAATGGTTGATTCATTGGTTTTCCGCAGCAGATGGCTCCAAAAGCGTCAGCACACAGGCGAGGATTATTGTGCTTACCTGCATTAAATACATCGTTATCTTCCAGGGCCCGTACGGCTGACTCGACAGCATCCATTGCCGCCCCTCCATTTCGCAGCACAGCAAAGCCTTCAGCAGCTGCCGCCTTTACGCCATCAACTGAGGCCTTGGCGAGGTCATCGGGAATGGCCCACGCTCCACCGTGCACAACTATGACTGCTGACATCTTTGAATTCCTACAAAGACATGAGGTCATTGAATTGCTTACCTGTCATGGATGAATGGAAAGTCTTGATTCCACAAGCAAAAGACCACATTAAAATCCACATAACCACTAAATCCACCTCCTCTCTACACGTCTATCTGTAACTGTCAACTGACCTGGCCTGCTCTTAATCTTCTTTGttgttcttcgtcttcttcattCCCATCAACATACCTGTCAGACGTGAGCTGGTTCAATTACGGTTCTATCGTCTGAACACAAAGACCTCTGAGTGTTTATTATGTAACAAGTGAACTTTGCTTCCCCTCTTGTCCCTCCCACTTTCTTTGTGGAAGTTTCCCCACCATACATTTGCTGTCATACATTGGTTGTCTGGCATTTGGATTCTTAATATTCTTAAAGTTCAAACATGAGGATAATGCAAAAATTAAGTTGACTAGGGTTTAactcagggatgggcaactctGGTCCTTGCAGGGCCACTATCCTGGTGatctgaatcaggtgtgttggaggtggGAACACATCTTAAACATGCAGGATAGTAGCTCCTCGAGGACCTGGAGTTGCCAATCCCTGCTGCAGTATATCATGATAAACAGTACGGAATAAATGAAGGCCACAAAGAGGCGCCAAACGTTTTCAAAATATGCAGTAATGTTTTTGGCCACTTGAGGGAGACAGGAATCCACCATAGGATACCGATACCCCGTGAGGGACAACAAAAGTTGACTGCATTTAATTCGTTTCGGGTCCAAACTCGTAACtcattgtactgtatattaaatGAATGTTCCCCATTAAAATTAATTGGAAAGCTATTAATTTGTTCCACCCCGCCAACAcccctcaagaaaaaaaaaaaaaaaaagcattttgaatTAGCCTACAGGTTATATATATAGTACACTGTTTTTTAAAGCGCAATAACTAACTGTACATATGAGATACTGTTGTATTGGGCGACCTATACTTTTAGTAAAATACCATTTATAAGTCGGTAAAACTGGTTTACCATgacgcccatccatccatccatccatccatccat harbors:
- the LOC144001015 gene encoding isoaspartyl peptidase/L-asparaginase isoform X2, producing MIVAMQSGPHCRQNSKMSAVIVVHGGAWAIPDDLAKASVDGVKAAAAEGFAVLRNGGAAMDAVESAVRALEDNDVFNAGHGATLNAEGEVEMDAIIMDGRTLACGAVLSVKNIANPVSLARAVMEKTDHVALTDTGANMFAQSIGMATVPTDELVTSYQRKEWEKHKKYLTGVKEDFNTQWAHDTVGAVAVDCSGNVACATSTGGIRNKMVGRVGDSPVIGCGGYADNLSGAVSCTGHGESILKVTLARLILSHVEQGKSVEEASNMALQYMGERVRGAGGVVVVSPKGQWASAFTTQRMAWAAVANEVLYYGLEPGEKRKEHLS
- the LOC144001015 gene encoding isoaspartyl peptidase/L-asparaginase isoform X3, producing the protein MQSGPHCRQNSKMSAVIVVHGGAWAIPDDLAKASVDGVKAAAAEGFAVLRNGGAAMDAVESAVRALEDNDVFNAGHGATLNAEGEVEMDAIIMDGRTLACGAVLSVKNIANPVSLARAVMEKTDHVALTDTGANMFAQSIGMATVPTDELVTSYQRKEWEKHKKYLTGVKEDFNTQWAHDTVGAVAVDCSGNVACATSTGGIRNKMVGRVGDSPVIGCGGYADNLSGAVSCTGHGESILKVTLARLILSHVEQGKSVEEASNMALQYMGERVRGAGGVVVVSPKGQWASAFTTQRMAWAAVANEVLYYGLEPGEKRKEHLS
- the LOC144001015 gene encoding isoaspartyl peptidase/L-asparaginase isoform X4; the encoded protein is MSAVIVVHGGAWAIPDDLAKASVDGVKAAAAEGFAVLRNGGAAMDAVESAVRALEDNDVFNAGHGATLNAEGEVEMDAIIMDGRTLACGAVLSVKNIANPVSLARAVMEKTDHVALTDTGANMFAQSIGMATVPTDELVTSYQRKEWEKHKKYLTGVKEDFNTQWAHDTVGAVAVDCSGNVACATSTGGIRNKMVGRVGDSPVIGCGGYADNLSGAVSCTGHGESILKVTLARLILSHVEQGKSVEEASNMALQYMGERVRGAGGVVVVSPKGQWASAFTTQRMAWAAVANEVLYYGLEPGEKRKEHLS
- the LOC144001015 gene encoding isoaspartyl peptidase/L-asparaginase isoform X1, which encodes MHTIVAMQSGPHCRQNSKMSAVIVVHGGAWAIPDDLAKASVDGVKAAAAEGFAVLRNGGAAMDAVESAVRALEDNDVFNAGHGATLNAEGEVEMDAIIMDGRTLACGAVLSVKNIANPVSLARAVMEKTDHVALTDTGANMFAQSIGMATVPTDELVTSYQRKEWEKHKKYLTGVKEDFNTQWAHDTVGAVAVDCSGNVACATSTGGIRNKMVGRVGDSPVIGCGGYADNLSGAVSCTGHGESILKVTLARLILSHVEQGKSVEEASNMALQYMGERVRGAGGVVVVSPKGQWASAFTTQRMAWAAVANEVLYYGLEPGEKRKEHLS